A genomic region of Manihot esculenta cultivar AM560-2 chromosome 15, M.esculenta_v8, whole genome shotgun sequence contains the following coding sequences:
- the LOC110601675 gene encoding probable protein phosphatase 2C 42 isoform X2 — protein MLQALMNLLSLCFRPFGLGSCTSGKFDSAGVGREKRDGLLWYRDTGRYGSGDFSMAVMQANQVLEDQCQIESGSFGTFVGVYDGHGGPDASRYVCDHLFRHFQAISAETQGVVTSETIQRAFQATEEGFTALVSELWTTYPQVATTGSCCLVGVIFQQTLFVANLGDSRVVLGKKVGSTGEIAAIQLSTEHNANIEAIRHELKELHPSDPQIVVFKHGVWRVKGIIQGSAKRLVKAALQEAARKREMRYSDLRRIDKKVRRHFHDDITVIVLFLNHDLISRGTVQDPPLSVRSALEH, from the exons ATGCTTCAGGCATTAATGAATCTGCTTTCTTTATGTTTTAGGCCTTTTGGGCTCGGTAGCTGCACTAGTGGCAAGTTTGACTCTGCTGGTGTTGGTAGAGAAAAGAGAGACGGGTTGCTTTGGTATAGAGATACTGGAAGATATGGGTCTGGGGATTTTTCAATGGCTGTTATGCAAGCTAATCAAGTACTCGAGGATCAGTGCCAGATCGAGTCTGGATCGTTCGGGACTTTTGTTGGTGTTTATGATGGTCATGGTGGTCCTGATGCCTCTCGCTATGTCTGTGATCACTTGTTCAGGCACTTTCAAG CAATATCAGCTGAGACACAGGGAGTTGTGACATCAGAGACTATTCAAAGAGCTTTTCAAGCAACCGAAGAAGGGTTTACTGCTCTCGTGTCTGAGTTATGGACTACTTATCCCCAAGTTGCAACTACTGGATCTTGCTGTCTAGTTGGAGTCATATTTCAGCAGACTCTCTTTGTGGCAAACTTGGGAGATTCTCGAGTCGTGTTAGGGAAGAAAGTTGGCAGCACTGGTGAAATTGCTGCTATTCAGTTATCAACAGAACATAATGCAAACATTGAGGCCATCAGGCATGAACTTAAGGAGTTGCATCCAAGTGATCCCCAGATTGTTGTTTTTAAACATGGAGTTTGGAGAGTAAAGGGGATTATTCAG GGAAGTGCCAAAAGGCTTGTCAAGGCTGCACTCCAAGAAGCAGCAAGAAAAAGAGAGATGCGGTATTCAGATTTACGTAGGATTGACAAGAAGGTTCGACGCCACTTTCACGATGATATAACAGTCATTGTTTTATTCTTAAATCACGATCTTATATCTAGAGGCACAGTGCAAGACCCTCCACTTTCTGTACGAAGTGCTCTGGAACACTGA
- the LOC110601332 gene encoding putative ubiquitin-conjugating enzyme E2 38 codes for MALSITSKPRQSNTSNGEIQEMEFFLRFDVLSDSSDHHYVNANATTKHSAVDCFTNLSSGVYKKIMQEWKILEKHLPDSIFVRVYENRIDLLRAVIVGTAGTPYHDGLYFFDIAFPSDYPSRPPHVYYRSYGLRINPNLYANGRVCLSLINTWPGRKSEKWNPSESTVLQVLVSIQALVLNERPYFNEPGHGMWPGRIIWEKRSNSYNEDVFVLSCKSMLFLQRRPPKNFEGFVAKHFRERANVILSACNAYASGRARVAYYPTDGSSSSAPIVEVSDKFKGLIAQLYPELVAAFTRSGASREKLIEQFKVERKSASYNTQVVVKKKTESESGVARRVLGKLKKVLGLKKKSGKSSSVKKKTVPS; via the coding sequence ATGGCTCTCTCTATAACCTCAAAACCTCGACAATCCAACACCAGCAATGGCGAGATCCAAGAGATGGAATTTTTCCTCAGATTCGACGTGCTATCTGACTCCTCCGACCACCATTATGTTAACGCCAACGCCACCACCAAACACAGCGCCGTTGATTGCTTCACTAATCTCTCTAGTGGGGTCTACAAGAAGATCATGCAGGAGTGGAAAATCCTCGAGAAACACCTTCCCGATTCAATCTTTGTTCGGGTTTACGAGAATCGGATCGATTTATTACGAGCAGTGATCGTGGGCACCGCCGGTACACCATATCATGATGGACTCTACTTCTTCGACATTGCTTTTCCGTCCGATTATCCGTCCCGGCCGCCTCATGTTTATTATAGATCATATGGGTTGCGTATTAACCCAAACCTATACGCGAACGGGCGGGTCTGTTTAAGCCTTATAAACACGTGGCCTGGTAGGAAGAGCGAGAAGTGGAACCCCAGTGAGTCCACGGTGCTCCAGGTTTTGGTCTCGATCCAAGCTCTTGTTTTGAACGAGAGACCATACTTCAATGAGCCGGGTCATGGCATGTGGCCTGGTCGGATCATATGGGAGAAGAGATCGAATTCCTACAACGAGGATGTGTTTGTTTTATCttgcaagtcaatgctgtttcTGCAGCGCAGGCCACCTAAGAATTTTGAGGGTTTTGTTGCTAAGCATTTTAGAGAGCGAGCGAACGTGATATTATCGGCTTGTAATGCTTATGCAAGTGGGCGAGCTAGAGTTGCATACTACCCAACTGATGGGTCATCCTCGAGCGCTCCTATTGTTGAAGTATCGGATAAATTCAAGGGATTAATTGCACAGTTGTATCCTGAGCTGGTTGCAGCTTTTACCAGGAGTGGGGCTTCACGGGAGAAGTTGATCGAGCAGTTCAAGGTGGAGCGAAAATCGGCGTCGTATAACACCCAGGTGGTAGTTAAAAAGAAGACCGAATCCGAGAGTGGGGTTGCGAGGAGGGTTTTGGGGAAATTAAAGAAGGTTTTgggattgaagaagaaaagtggaAAAAGCAGCAGCGTAAAAAAGAAGACGGTGCCTTCTTGA
- the LOC110601675 gene encoding probable protein phosphatase 2C 42 isoform X1, translated as MLQALMNLLSLCFRPFGLGSCTSGKFDSAGVGREKRDGLLWYRDTGRYGSGDFSMAVMQANQVLEDQCQIESGSFGTFVGVYDGHGGPDASRYVCDHLFRHFQAISAETQGVVTSETIQRAFQATEEGFTALVSELWTTYPQVATTGSCCLVGVIFQQTLFVANLGDSRVVLGKKVGSTGEIAAIQLSTEHNANIEAIRHELKELHPSDPQIVVFKHGVWRVKGIIQVSRSIGDLYMKHVQYNREPINGKFRLPEPMNMPILSANPTIISHPLHPNDSFLIFASDGLWEHLSNEKAVDIVHSYPHAGSAKRLVKAALQEAARKREMRYSDLRRIDKKVRRHFHDDITVIVLFLNHDLISRGTVQDPPLSVRSALEH; from the exons ATGCTTCAGGCATTAATGAATCTGCTTTCTTTATGTTTTAGGCCTTTTGGGCTCGGTAGCTGCACTAGTGGCAAGTTTGACTCTGCTGGTGTTGGTAGAGAAAAGAGAGACGGGTTGCTTTGGTATAGAGATACTGGAAGATATGGGTCTGGGGATTTTTCAATGGCTGTTATGCAAGCTAATCAAGTACTCGAGGATCAGTGCCAGATCGAGTCTGGATCGTTCGGGACTTTTGTTGGTGTTTATGATGGTCATGGTGGTCCTGATGCCTCTCGCTATGTCTGTGATCACTTGTTCAGGCACTTTCAAG CAATATCAGCTGAGACACAGGGAGTTGTGACATCAGAGACTATTCAAAGAGCTTTTCAAGCAACCGAAGAAGGGTTTACTGCTCTCGTGTCTGAGTTATGGACTACTTATCCCCAAGTTGCAACTACTGGATCTTGCTGTCTAGTTGGAGTCATATTTCAGCAGACTCTCTTTGTGGCAAACTTGGGAGATTCTCGAGTCGTGTTAGGGAAGAAAGTTGGCAGCACTGGTGAAATTGCTGCTATTCAGTTATCAACAGAACATAATGCAAACATTGAGGCCATCAGGCATGAACTTAAGGAGTTGCATCCAAGTGATCCCCAGATTGTTGTTTTTAAACATGGAGTTTGGAGAGTAAAGGGGATTATTCAG GTTTCTAGATCTATAGGCGACCTGTATATGAAACATGTGCAGTACAACAGAGAACCAATTAATGGAAAATTCAGACTTCCTGAACCAATGAACATGCCTATCTTGAGTGCTAATCCAACTATCATTTCCCATCCTCTCCATCCGAATGATTCCTTTCTTATTTTTGCATCCGATGGGCTTTGGGAACACTTGAGTAATGAGAAAGCTGTGGATATTGTCCACAGTTATCCACATGCA GGAAGTGCCAAAAGGCTTGTCAAGGCTGCACTCCAAGAAGCAGCAAGAAAAAGAGAGATGCGGTATTCAGATTTACGTAGGATTGACAAGAAGGTTCGACGCCACTTTCACGATGATATAACAGTCATTGTTTTATTCTTAAATCACGATCTTATATCTAGAGGCACAGTGCAAGACCCTCCACTTTCTGTACGAAGTGCTCTGGAACACTGA